A window of the Lactuca sativa cultivar Salinas chromosome 5, Lsat_Salinas_v11, whole genome shotgun sequence genome harbors these coding sequences:
- the LOC111915631 gene encoding uncharacterized protein LOC111915631, producing the protein MDFWQKARTFAEDAAKRSQELTKEAAKRSQELTKEAAKRSQEFTIGSSKLSDIVLEASKRSKEIAAEASKKVDFVKVEALKRADQIKSQIPSTSAAISQLVVDSSATAQPGGTSPADLEKFGITEELREFVKEITINTFRDFPLEDDSQISDIPTISNVRQDLTKWQEIHAKLVLSSVKEISKLRYDLCPRVMKERKFWRIYFLLVNTHLTPYEKRHIEEEEKKKCGEKVKEDDAATESVSSKTEEAEKQKTKTATSKTADQDLDVFLLGDLGDSDDGQDDKNDDGLDDDDFDKL; encoded by the exons ATGGATTTCTGGCAAAAGGCTCGCACCTTCGCTGAAGACGCTGCCAAGAGATCACAGGAGTTAACCAAAGAAGCCGCGAAACGATCACAAGAGTTAACAAAAGAAGCCGCGAAGCGATCACAGGAATTCACCATTGGATCATCGAAGCTCTCTGACATCGTCCTGGAGGCGTCGAAACGGTCTAAGGAGATCGCTGCTGAGGCATCGAAGAAGGTTGATTTCGTTAAGGTCGAAGCGTTGAAACGTGCAGATCAGATCAAGTCTCAGATTCCTTCCACTTCTGCCGCGATCTCGCAACTCGTTGTCGATTCTTCTGCGACAGCGCAGCCTGGGGGCACTTCCCCTGCGGATCTCGAGAAGTTTGGAATTACGGAAGAGCTGCGAGAGTTTGTGAAGGAAATCACTATAAATACGTTTCGAGACTTCCCGCTAGAAG ATGACTCACAAATATCTGATATTCCTACGATCTCAAATGTTCGGCAGGATCTTACAAAGTGGCAAGAAATACATGCTAAACTTGTTCTCTCATCTGTAAAG GAAATTTCAAAGTTGAGGTATGATTTGTGTCCACGGGTGATGAAAGAACGGAAATTCTGGAGGATATATTTTCTGCTAGTAAATACCCATTTAACTCC TTATGAAAAGCGACACATAgaagaagaggagaagaaaaagtGTGGTGAAAAGGTGAAGGAGGATGATGCTGCAACTGAAAGTGTTTCTTCTAAAACAGAAGAAGCAGAAAAACAGAAGACTAAAACCGCAACCTCAAAGACAGCTGACCAGGACTTGGATGTCTTTCTCTTGGGTGATCTTGGTGATAGTGATGATGGGCAAG ACGACAAAAATGATGATGGGTTAGACGATGATGATTTTGACAAACTATGA